Part of the Mangifera indica cultivar Alphonso chromosome 4, CATAS_Mindica_2.1, whole genome shotgun sequence genome, GAGCAGTGTAGCGTAAAGTGCGccttatagttcatagcataCATGCGTGCGTtatctcttactaatcttgctttcatctaaaactatccataacctACCAAACTATACTCTTGGGATAACCCTTGATTCCTAagcctcaaattccttttcttgtttttctttcttttatttttctctccctttccattcctttctttcttttctttcttttcttccttctctttttctcctcattttctttctttccaaaacaaaaaattattgtttattggACTATTCACTTAATAGAGTAGtcttttgttcatgcaatttagtagtccaaacggtttctaattcatacaaactatatatcattgaaaagaggattcaaagagcttgccaacaagctataatagcactcatgattcattagataagacagtcaaaaagTGGGACGAATTCAATGGCAAAacattgtatttattatttatttggtaaggcagtccttttgttcatgtaatttagtagtccaaacagtctctaattcatacaagttatatatcattgaaaagaggattcaaagagctttccaacaagctataacaacacTTATGATTcgttagataagacagtcaaaacatgggatgaaatcaatgaaaaaaaactgtatttactttttatttggtaagacagtccttttgttcatgcaatttaacagtttaaacggtctctaattcatacaagttaaagaagattaaaaaagatttccaacaagctataatagcattcatgattcatcagataagacagtcaaaacgtggaacgaatttagtggcaaaactataaatattatctaactctctaccataaacaaaataacacacatagataccccaaatggaaaaacaacatttctcaacttcaaaattatcatttataacatgAGTGTATATGAGTGTCTAATTCATagtgctttctttttttttttctttacttggTCTTTAAAAACCCTTTCAaatccttcttttttcttcaaaaaacaaagaaaacagcATGAAGAAGGCTAAGCGTTTGGAATGGAcgagagaagatgatggaaaaaggcataaagtttccttttttgtcttttctctttttatatatatacataccttttaatatggatttataaatacttatatatatacatatatatatatatctttatctttttgtaattgttatatatttgtatatatatatataaacacatacatacatgtgaacatatatatttaaaactagaaatgcCTCAAagtagggtcaaaagacataaatacccctaaaaCGTACCTAAAGGTATTGCATTGCTAAATTGACTAAGGGTAGGAAGATGCATGTCTGTGCATGCTAAGACACACGATTATGAATTGTcaatagtttttgaatttttgaataagAATTGTGGCAAGTCTATTTCAAGTGGTTGTCAAATTTGTGTAGTGTCATGCATGCTCGTCCATTAAAGATACTTGTCCATGTGTCGCGTTTGgcaagcaaaaaataaaaagagcatttaacataatttgagttatttttcACATACCCCAATCGCATACCAAAAAGAAAGGGGAGAGTTAAGTGCTTTAGGGCATTAAAGAAGAGTCGCTAACTGACAGAAATCCTATAGCCATGTAAAGAATCCTTTGTATTCCAAATGACAAGTATGAtgtctttttattgtttaagatTGATGGATTATGCTTGGATTATTTGTTACATGGAATTTATACTTTGCTATGAATCTTTTGTGACAACTATGAGTGTATCAAGCAATTTTGTGATTAAAAGACGTTGAGATATGAAAGATTATGTGATTGTGTTACAATTGTAGTAATAATCGTGATCCATGAATGTTGTTCTGATTTCATTGTTGTTTGATGGTTATATGTGAATATTAGGATATGAAATATTATGTGATTGTACTGCACTTTTGTGTTGAGAAGACATATGCACAACCATGCGGTATAGAACACATGTCTATGTTTGGCTTCTCTAAGAGGGCACGACCGTGCTTCATGGGGAGCACCCCCATGCTTTTGTTATAAAGAGCACAAGATTCGTACGCATACCCATGTGTGTGTGCTTATGAAGAGCACAAGGGTGCAAGCTTAGTACACACCTATGCATATGccaagataaagaaaaagattattttaccctCAGGTTTTGTGCAAGAATGGGGAATTAAAGAAAGAAGGGAATAAAAAAAGACTTTTAGCATGCAAGATGAGCTAGTCAGTTATAATAAAGTGTCTGACTATGTAGAAGATGACATAGACCCTAATTAAATcgaatataagtaaaaaatcaGAACagttaaagaaaatgaagtacATCTAGATAACAACCAATTATGTGTGTAAGTGGTGAGATACGAGACAACAACAAGGCCTTTCGAGATATGGATACCTATGAGATATATCATGCACTTAGCATTAAGGCACATTGGTCACACAAGTCAATTCAGTTCAATTATGCATGGTAAGGGATATGGCCTTTAAGTTAGTTCCTTACATGGTCAGCGGGATGTATTACGTACACGCTTATGGTTAAGGCCATTTGAGGATGAGTTTTCAGTTAACAATCTTGTCGCTATATGTATATGGTAAAAGAGGGATTGCGTCCAGTTTCTCGTGTGACAAAGGTATCATAGTTAATTAGTCTAATAGATTGTATGACATGTACGCAAGGCATGATAATCAGTTGACACACAATGTGTCAGTTGCTTTCACTAGGACATTAGATATGTCAAGATCAACTTAAGTAAGGATATCCATAATTCggttcaaatcataaaatcaaattgaatcaaattgaaccGTTTAGaaattatgatttggtttaGGTTAGAAATTTTTCCAaccattttttcagtttaggtTGTGGTTTGAgcgattttcaaaccaaactaaaccgtaaatcttatttttgaaaatacatatatataactatatttgacacaatttttcaataaacaattagatgtacaacttgtttttttcatgtttattttgttattttctttatatgtataatgcatatatattttaaatttaatttatatgtttatattatgttttagaaaactataattacattaattttattaaatgatatatagattTGGAATTAATGGTTTTAAAAGGTTTAAATCATAGTAGTTGAATTGTGtatctaaaaattaattttttatattgtgtatcgtattgtataatacgctgtttaaaaaataaaataataaaatagtaaaaaattataattaacacgccatcatttgaaaaatattacaaacatccttaacacttaaaaaattttcatatgcaCCCATTGCAACATCATTTTCTCAAAAAGTGTATCCTTGTATcggtaatatgtatcatattataggGTACGTgtcatatcatacgatatatttactgtatcgtataaatttaatatatcttatgatacatatcGTTTTTCATCTGTATTTTATTGatcgtatcataagatatgtATCATGTATCATAACATACTAATAATTATGGTTTAAACTATAATCCAAACAGgatcaaaccatattttttcagtttggtttggcttgaaaatttttcaaaccctttttttcaatttgatttgaaaaaaaaaaaactcttaaatcaaacaaaatcggATAGTGCACACCCTTAAGCTCAAGCCTTAGCAATCTTTGTGAATGGCCTATGTATAAGGCATGAGGCCGCCAAGTCATGACTATATCAAGATCCAGTAGTGAAGaactattttagtttattttttcatgCAAAGTACTAAGAGATCacctacttattgagtttttttcactcaaacattcttttttttttttttgtggttttgtaggTAGAAGTGAGTAGCAAGGTATATGAGAGAGTCAACGGTCCAACCAAGCAGCTGCATAAAGACAAAGggcaaaatcattttttttcaaattttgtgtcATTTATGCATTTATGTTTCAATTATGTACTTTATAGATTTCCAATTGTTTTTCAACACTTGATTTGTAATAATGGAGGATTTTAatgcatttaaaatatttatttaatttacactTTTTTGCACGTTTTTAAATATAAGTGATTAATTACATGTTCTTAATGTCGTTTTTAATTAAGATACCAATCAATGCATATCTCTTTGGGCCATAGTCCTTGTAGGGGTATATTTCTAGAGAACAGTGTTAGACCTACTATTTCTAATAATGCGATATGCTCCAACATGTGACATACTCCTTAAAGTTACAAATCAGATTCCACATTCAATCAACATGTTCATGCAAAAGTCTAGTTACTACTTTGATCATCCAAGATCATCATTCCAGTATTAAGAACATGTGTAACAGAAACCGTAATAAAAAGCAAATGGATGCTCAATCCTCACGTTACTTGTCATTCGGTGTTTGCAAAGTCTCTGTGTGGCTATGAAAGGTTTTTCTATGGTACAAATTTCCTTCCGATGGTGCTCAAACTATCAAAAGTGCTATTCCTTTCTTGGATACTCTTTGGAAACAATAATGTGTAAAATATTGTTATCAACCCTTCAcacctctttttattttggctgAAAATCACCACTAATAGTTGTGCAACCTTCATGCACAGTCATACAAGTAGTTTAATGGTGAAGATTACATCTTGCAAACATTGGAAATGTGCTTATCCAAAATTTCAAATGCAATATATGGTCATACACTTCCTTATGCACAAGCATACATAGTGACCAACTAGCATTATCTATCATATATTGAGTATATGAGTGTCTAGTTAGTAAAAACgcaaattattcatattttaaacatGTCGTTCCAATATTTTTAGCCCAAAACgtattaaatgcatattttatttgtttcccGTGTTAAAGgcatatttttgtcatttttacattttccattttctgtgaatttttaaagttcGAAAATATCCCttgcatttttaattaattaccataatgtcataattatataaaacaaacctaattttttgtcatccaaatctCTAACCTTTCCTGATAATTTTTTGTgatgattgaattttgattatatattatattatattaggtttaatagtcaattagataCTTTACATATAAATTGTTAACCAGAAGACCTTcgaaaagtactaaaattataattgatattattgtatttttagaaatatattattaataatatgtcatattaAACCAATATATACAAGTTTCGTATTTATTTCGTATTTGAATTTCatgattgtttttttataaatgtattttcacCATTTATCGTATTATACCTGTATAATTTTTGTGCTCTTTTTTTCCCAttcttgtatttactaactTGGTACGAGTGTACATCTCCACCACGTATGATTGTATATCcttcaaaacttaaacacttCATACACCATACACAAAATAACCATTATGCTTTTCACTGATTATGCATGGGCGTGCACTCTTGATGTGCACAGTTGTGTAGACCCTTACCATAAAACacttaaataaatcaaatccaaataaaaaaaaacctaaatacacTTGGATGTACATGTGGATGTGACATTTTTGCTACAAAATTGCAACAAGAAAGTGGTCACATACAACGATTGATCAAGtccaattttgattttaaaaaacaatcttGAATGTAGAAATTGAACATTCTAGATTGAAATTCATTTCTCAAAACAATAGATTTggtgtttttaaatttgatttttaaatttaattgattaattagaaatccttatttcaaaattgaattaaaccttGATTCCCTAATTTTGAATTATCGATTATTAACTCAATAGTATCAAACCTTAATTGTATATTCTATAACCTAATGCATTTAATTATGATACTACATGTAAGattgatttacataaataaacaaaaacaactcCAATTTATAGGATTTATgtccaaattataaaatactgaattgaaattcctaattttattttttataatctcATGTGTTTATTCTAATACCAAATGTAAGattgatttacataaataaacaaaaacaattccAACCAGTAAAATCTATGCACaagttatacatattaaattaaaaacttttaaaattattaaaatatctgaTACATCATACATTCTAAATTCATCAATTTCCTGAAATAGATATTTCTCCCTTGAAACctttataaataacaaatttttatggtTTAAGCTTTTCTATAAAGATTCTAGAGAAAATccaaccaaatataataagttattaaatCCCCATAAAATATCGAATAGACCTTAAGTCCAACAATAATGCCATCTATGCAGttcataatttagatatatttttattgattatttaaattcacCTATAAACTTTATCCGatgttgaaaaaacaaaattataattaaaaggtttaggaaattttataacaattgaatcaaaacataaaaagagTTTCAAGTGAAAGCATGACAAGATGATTCATATCTACTTTACCCACACAACAAAAGCAAAATGATGAAGGAACAAAATAATAGCAAATTACGGACAACATAAAGACTACTACATGTCATAATAGTGGAGTAACATGATAATGATAATAGTAACGGTAATGAtgcctctttctctctcttccgTCAACCTCAAAAACTACTGAATAACGCAAAACTTAAGCCTGTGCTCAGGCATCCAACTGAAAAGGAGAGCATTGAAGAAGCTGAGACTCCCGGAGATGGTGCCGGGGCTTGCTCATTTTCTCCTACACTCATTGTGGGTGAAGCAGCCGCTGCACCATTTGGAGATTCACCtgcaatattatattattattaaaatcaaatataattcaaacGAATCTAGGCCGATCAACACAATACTTTCCCAGACAGcaatttgtaatttcattttgtgGTTTTTGCATTCAAAGCCAACaaatttcttcctcttttagaaaatacaaaagtaACAGAAAACATCGTACTTTTAATATGGTCCATGTTAAACAAGCTTCTGTCCCCTAATCAATCTaaaaccaaatttcaaattcatctttgttgttcaacataaactacATATCTTGGTGCTAGCCCATTtctaaaatatgattaattgatcatttatttaacaaagacaaaaataaatgtatagGTCTCATCTAAACTAAAAGGATGAAATTTTCCCTTAGTTATAAATTAGAGCCACCCTTTTTAATTTCTACCACATTTACTGAAACAATTGTGCTAAACTAACATCCAATCTCACAGGGAAAAAATCTTATCccatttaaaatgataatttataaaaacagTGAGTAGACTTGTCTGCAATAAATCTCtgctttataataaaattaaaaaaataaataacataaagaaAATGCAGAGCAGAACATACATACCAGGTGCAGCTGCAGGAGAAAGAGACACTAtaaaacaaaagggaaaaatgGTTAAAATCAGATACGGAGCATTTttcataaagaaaaagaaaatctatgaaatttttcataaatctatgaaaatctatgaaaaagaaaataataaataaagaaaatctaTGGTTAAAATCAGCCACCAAGGAGTGCCGCAGCCATGATCTCGCCTCAGTGAGGgcaagagataaaatttcaaaatccatgaaatttttacttattaattcattaaatttggtTGATACATAAATCATCCTACACAagataattttgcttttattttatgaaaaattaaaatatattttaacatttcaGAAGAAATTTATgacattttgttttaaaaaaataaaaggagttttaatatttaaaatagagtATTAAGGTACACTAAATTATTTCCAAGTAAAGCGGGATATGATCCCCTTCTCGCTCCTTAGAGGCTATAATTTCCTGAACTTTGTGTAGTTTAAGAGCTTACTTTATGTAATTATCTGtaagagaaaaggaaagaagactAACAATTACAGTTGGTGGCCGGGGGGGCAGACAGTTTGCAAGCAGCAGGGAGAGTGAGGGCCTTTGTGACATTCAAAGTAACACCAAAAGAGGCGCTGTTCTTAAACCCTTCACAAAGGCATTCTGCATCAGTCTTCAACACTGTTTTAAGTCCAGAACAGCATGTCGCCGGCGGTTTCGACTCTGAACTTCCCGCTGAAACAAATGAGAGACAATCTGCCATGTTTAATATCAGACTCATACAGTCGACGGCCGGTGCTGGGGCCGCATCGTGATGGGCACAATCTCCCTGATGAACGACGTAAATTGAGAGAATCAACAGGAATGCAAATTTGGATGCCATGGTGTGAGGTTGTTGatttaagagagagagagagagtgtctGTCAATGAGCTTGTTGGTAGGACTGCCACagaaattttaaagaaataaatgagAATAGATTGTGGGTGGAAGGAAGTTCAAATAAATAAGAGAGAGTGTGGGTTTCGCTTTTTTCGAGAACGGAGCCAAGAGAAAATTGTCACGTGAACAAAGTAGTGGGTGCAATGAATATAAATGTCACTTTTCAGTGTGCCAATAGAAGGTGGttttggattttcaaattttagaatttagagCCATTTCATacacaattaaaatttgtttaattttctatcttaattttgattttgcacAATGGAGAAATAGAGACGTGAATGGGTTGAAGCAGCTCCGATATAGCCCACTGGGCTCAGGAACCATGCCAAGGCTAAGGTTCTCAACATTACGAGTCTTTAAACTAgatcaacttaaaaaatatataaaacttataaCACAAccttatgtatataaaattgaattgtgttaagtttgtttaaataatttttttattttttaatgaaaaatttacaaCATAAATCATTgtctaattattaaaactgaagaTAGTATTTCAAACATTTgattgataatcttttatttgtgGTAGAGAAAACCGTTATtacatgaagaaaaattttataatataataaaaataaattaatttacataatttaaaattataaatttaaatataatatatataccatcCATCGACTCTACTCGTCCTTAATGTTTAGattcttaaattatttgaagatatcttttacaatttaattcagtaatttaaaattagtttgacGTGATAATTCATATACATGATCCTTTAAACCGTGCTTGAGTAGAAATTGGATCATCTATCATATAACACGTGCTTACCTGTACTAAAAGCGGATTTTGATGCTATAGTAAACACTAGAGGGGTTAGTATATCTCAGGTCATAGCGACAAGCATAGGAAAACTTCCTGCTTTTTCTTTCTACTATActaaaacatttaatttctCATGATCATATTATTGGACAATTTTTGGATAAtgatcaatattgatataattataaaactcactATAATTTAAACTTTGACCTGTCGGCTACTTACCTTTACTCAAAAGTGACCATATGCAcgacttttttcttcttgaactAATAGAACTTACTCTTGTTCTAAACTTTCtacaattcttttatatttatattcataaatactatacatttctaatataaattatttaatattgtctTTGCAATTAGTAGTAttgataattaacaaattatcattaatagtattaaataaattttttactccTAATATTTTTGTCTTAGAATTTAAGACAGTGGCAACGacaaaaagtaaaagaatttcattctaatattttttaaattcatattcaatttgTCTAGATGTATTTGGAAagtattatgatatttaattttttttaaaatatcattaatttctaccatactatacaaaattaaataaattgttggATTATACACACCTGAGCATTGGTTTGTCACTCTATTAAATaactctaacatattcattaaaactataacaatctctcaatcatgatttagaaaaaaaaaaaaaaagatttttagaATCTTTTGGTTAGATATTGAAGAACTATGTTATTAGTATTTCATACACTTCGCATGTTTTTAACCATGGATTGATTAATTGGACCAGATTGACCGGTTTATTTGATTGGACCATGAATTGGCACTGTAGACGAGTATTGTAAAAACCAGAACCGTTATAGGTTTAAAATCAGATTGGACCTTGGTCGAACTGTCGGTTCGCACTTGAACCATAGTCTAACCTGGTTTGCTAGGTTTCCGGTTCAAGGCTTCATATAAAATAAAcctttaatgttttttcttcttccttgctTCATACACAGACGCAGAGTTGTTGCAGGCAACAATTTACATTACTGCTCAGAAATTCAAAGTCTGTTCACTGATCTTTTGTCGACAACAGTTTATAAATGTCTACCGATGACGATGACGACACTGAGGGAGTTGGTTTCAATCGTAGCCTCACAAGACAACAGTATCTCCTGTTGTATTTGCAACCATTCAAGGTGGCTTCTCAAGCTCCGATGGTGGCTGACAACG contains:
- the LOC123213303 gene encoding non-specific lipid transfer protein GPI-anchored 31 gives rise to the protein MASKFAFLLILSIYVVHQGDCAHHDAAPAPAVDCMSLILNMADCLSFVSAGSSESKPPATCCSGLKTVLKTDAECLCEGFKNSASFGVTLNVTKALTLPAACKLSAPPATNCNLSLSPAAAPGESPNGAAAASPTMSVGENEQAPAPSPGVSASSMLSFSVGCLSTGLSFALFSSF